In Chitinophaga nivalis, a single genomic region encodes these proteins:
- the gldG gene encoding gliding motility-associated ABC transporter substrate-binding protein GldG, whose amino-acid sequence MAKRKKYIQRAVTVILLLTGLNIAAAYFHGRWDLTAEKRYTLTSHTRQLLRQLNSPVEIEVFLKGDYPASFRQLATATNELLEEFREYGKQNIKFVFVNPGQGLPDSSRMKVLGELTAQGIMPFNMKVQEDAGDGFATKLIFPGALVHYKGKTIGVNLLKNQGGQDPMQTMNNSEALLEYQFANAISKLQEEKKPLIGYMMGHGESLGAEVYDALNTLQSSYELDTLTLQGTDYIPRDFNIILFAKPAAAFSDADKLKIDQYVMNGGKVLWFIDESSASMDSLQRHPEFYAFDRGLNLEDLLFRYGVRINQDLLQDLQCDVVPLVVGNVGNRPQIQPVPFPYFPMLTPTGHHAIVKNLDLVLSRFVSSLDTIKNESIRKTILLTTSVNSRTVRIPAQVSWDMVRTRPNPREFRQQHVPAAVLLEGHFTSLFRNRQDPVLVSRLEQASKQAFKATSDSSNQMIVVSDGDLIANAVSRKDGPLQMGINEYNPGFAFANKEFFLNCLEYLSGNNGVMEARNKELTLRLLDAEKVKREKTKWQVICFLVPVGLVLLFAMIFQFIRQRKFVA is encoded by the coding sequence ATGGCTAAACGAAAAAAATATATCCAGCGTGCAGTAACTGTCATCCTGTTACTCACCGGCCTCAATATAGCAGCAGCCTATTTTCACGGCAGATGGGATCTTACCGCAGAAAAAAGATATACACTCACCAGCCATACCCGGCAACTGTTGCGGCAACTCAATAGTCCCGTGGAAATTGAAGTATTTCTGAAAGGAGATTATCCGGCCAGTTTCCGGCAGCTGGCTACTGCCACCAATGAGCTATTGGAAGAGTTCCGCGAATACGGCAAACAAAATATCAAATTCGTATTCGTGAATCCGGGACAGGGGTTGCCTGATTCATCCCGGATGAAGGTACTGGGAGAACTGACGGCACAGGGTATCATGCCTTTCAATATGAAAGTGCAGGAAGATGCCGGTGACGGATTTGCCACTAAACTCATCTTTCCCGGTGCCCTGGTACATTACAAAGGAAAAACCATAGGGGTCAATCTGCTCAAAAATCAGGGCGGACAAGATCCCATGCAAACCATGAATAACTCCGAAGCCTTGCTGGAGTACCAGTTTGCCAATGCCATCAGCAAACTGCAGGAAGAAAAAAAGCCGCTTATAGGCTACATGATGGGGCATGGTGAATCGCTCGGAGCGGAAGTATACGATGCCCTGAATACGCTGCAAAGCAGCTATGAACTGGACACGCTTACGCTGCAGGGTACGGATTACATCCCCCGTGATTTCAACATTATCCTGTTTGCCAAGCCCGCAGCTGCTTTCAGCGATGCCGACAAACTGAAAATAGACCAATACGTGATGAATGGCGGTAAAGTACTGTGGTTCATTGACGAATCCAGTGCATCGATGGACAGCCTGCAAAGACATCCGGAGTTTTATGCCTTCGATCGCGGGCTTAACCTGGAAGACCTGTTGTTCCGCTATGGCGTACGTATTAACCAGGACCTGCTGCAAGACCTGCAGTGCGACGTAGTACCGCTGGTAGTGGGTAATGTAGGCAACCGGCCGCAAATACAACCCGTGCCTTTCCCTTATTTCCCCATGCTGACACCTACCGGTCATCATGCCATCGTAAAAAACCTGGACCTGGTGCTGAGCCGCTTTGTCAGCTCCCTGGATACCATCAAAAACGAATCAATCCGTAAAACCATCCTGCTCACCACTTCTGTCAACAGCCGTACGGTACGTATTCCGGCGCAGGTAAGCTGGGATATGGTACGTACACGGCCCAATCCCCGGGAATTCCGGCAACAACATGTGCCTGCAGCCGTATTGCTGGAAGGACATTTCACCTCGTTGTTCCGCAACCGGCAGGACCCTGTGCTCGTCAGCAGATTGGAACAGGCATCCAAACAAGCCTTTAAAGCCACCTCCGACAGCAGTAACCAGATGATTGTGGTAAGTGATGGCGATCTGATTGCCAATGCGGTTTCCCGCAAAGATGGGCCTCTGCAGATGGGTATCAACGAATACAATCCCGGATTTGCTTTTGCCAACAAGGAGTTTTTCCTGAATTGCCTGGAATATCTCAGTGGCAACAACGGTGTGATGGAAGCACGCAATAAAGAGTTAACACTGCGCCTGCTCGATGCAGAAAAAGTTAAACGGGAGAAAACAAAATGGCAGGTAATCTGCTTCCTGGTACCTGTAGGACTGGTGCTTCTGTTTGCTATGATCTTCCAGTTTATCCGGCAAAGAAAATTTGTTGCCTGA
- a CDS encoding IscS subfamily cysteine desulfurase — translation MLKLPVYLDYNATTPCDPRVVTTMLPYFTEIFGNAASRSHAFGWAAEEAITHAREQVAALIGAETKEIIFTSGATEAINLAIKGVYETYTTKGNHLITVATEHKAVLDTCKHLEKQGAQVTYLPTDPEGFIDLAQLEAAITPQTILITVMYANNETGLIQPVKQISDIARRHGVLFMTDASQAAGKIPVDVNADGIDLLAFSSHKMYGPKGVGALYVRRKSPRVKITAQLDGGGHENGMRSGTLNVSGIAGFGMACELCRTEMPAEAARLAGLRDRLEQALLQLEATAVNGSTAHRLPHVSNLSFKYVESESLLMGFHKSIAVSSGSACTSASMAPSHVLKAMGLSDELAHASIRFGLGRFTTEAEIDYAITTITAAILQHRAVSPLWEMYKAGVDLDAIPRNRH, via the coding sequence ATGCTGAAACTCCCGGTATACCTGGATTATAATGCCACCACTCCCTGCGACCCCAGGGTAGTAACCACCATGTTGCCTTACTTCACGGAGATTTTCGGCAATGCAGCCAGTCGCAGCCACGCTTTTGGCTGGGCGGCGGAAGAAGCCATCACACATGCCCGGGAGCAGGTAGCCGCCCTGATTGGTGCAGAAACAAAAGAAATCATTTTCACCTCCGGCGCCACGGAAGCGATTAACCTGGCCATTAAAGGCGTCTATGAAACCTACACCACCAAAGGCAATCACCTGATTACCGTGGCTACGGAACATAAAGCAGTGCTGGATACCTGCAAACACCTGGAAAAACAGGGGGCACAGGTTACCTATCTGCCAACAGACCCCGAAGGGTTTATTGACCTGGCCCAGCTGGAAGCTGCCATTACCCCGCAAACAATTCTTATTACAGTCATGTACGCCAATAACGAAACAGGACTGATACAGCCGGTAAAACAAATCAGCGATATCGCGCGGCGGCACGGCGTATTATTTATGACGGATGCTTCTCAGGCTGCCGGCAAAATTCCGGTAGATGTAAATGCAGATGGGATCGATCTGCTGGCGTTTTCCTCTCATAAAATGTATGGCCCCAAAGGCGTAGGCGCTTTATATGTACGCCGTAAATCTCCCCGGGTTAAAATAACCGCCCAGCTAGACGGTGGCGGCCATGAAAACGGGATGCGTTCCGGTACCCTCAATGTAAGCGGCATTGCCGGTTTCGGCATGGCATGTGAACTTTGCAGGACGGAAATGCCGGCGGAAGCGGCCCGCCTTGCCGGGTTAAGGGATCGGCTTGAGCAGGCGCTGTTACAGCTGGAAGCCACCGCTGTCAATGGCAGTACGGCCCATCGCCTGCCACACGTCAGCAACCTGTCTTTCAAATATGTGGAAAGCGAAAGCCTGCTGATGGGCTTTCACAAAAGTATTGCGGTATCTTCCGGGTCGGCCTGTACTTCGGCTTCCATGGCGCCTAGCCACGTGCTGAAAGCCATGGGCCTGAGCGATGAACTGGCACATGCTTCCATCCGTTTCGGGCTGGGACGTTTTACCACGGAAGCAGAAATCGATTATGCCATCACCACCATAACAGCCGCTATCCTGCAACACAGGGCAGTAAGCCCGCTGTGGGAAATGTATAAAGCCGGTGTAGACCTGGATGCTATTCCCCGGAATCGTCACTAG
- a CDS encoding TonB-dependent receptor, protein MQHFLPILIRYFFIMLVLSPTFVQAQLNGSYVIQGNITDDHGIGLPGASVQIKGTSFGAQTDTSGHFDITTNTKFPLRLVIRLIGYQPQEFEVKNSTSKLAIQLFTQSLLVNEVVVSASRQQEKLLRSPVAIEKLDIRALKETPSSTFYDALGNLKGVQMTTAGLTFKVFNTRGFNVPNNFRFMQLVDGVDNQAATLGVPLGNAIGPTELDILSVEVTPGASSALYGMNAINGMSNLVTKNPFLYQGVSVYQKIAVNHVGDGGGAKPLTETAIRYAQAYNKWFAWKINLSYMQGTDWYADSHDDFNPQSKANPDFPALSGENNIANDAWNKYADQTNKLIVAADKHAYRVGRTGYWEKDLVGDYTVKNKKADVSFNFRLPHQLELSYAYRYGQMDGFFQRGNRIGLRGVEVQNHKLELVHPDFTIRSYVSIENTGNSYNMNPLADNLEKSFKSDDVWFKDYTTGLNKALGDKLDIAAAHRAARAFADAGRWTPGTPAFDAQVAKIKGVNDWDIYPTSKDPSNTTGGAALLQMSRFYHTEGTWNLRKYIRFADVLVGADYRTYEIIPDGNNFVDFTRALDKRNQSGGKHIWYGKTGGFVQVSKTFFNDALKLTGSLRYDKNEQFEGKINPRIAAVYSIKDKHNFRVSWQNGFRFPSLFEAYSFVNNGQVRRVGGLAFIEEGLGYFKNSYLTSSVDAFNTAVIKTINAEPGISQADAAAKNAGVLKVANLNPIVPEQITAFEAGYKAVLLNNRLFIDVDGYYSSYKNFIGQVEVSVPKTGDVNHPDASVLDQMLDKKKLNRYRVWTNSTSTVNNYGFAVAVTYDIYKNFTLSGNANYNKLEQDKTKDDALIPGFNTPRWFTNLSIGNRNVLPNLGFNVVWHWQERFYWQNLFGNGDVPAYSTVDAQVTYRVPKLKTSFKLGASNLFNTAYFQYVGGPTIRGLYYFTVTYDNVFKRK, encoded by the coding sequence ATGCAACATTTTTTGCCTATACTCATCAGGTACTTCTTTATTATGTTGGTACTCAGTCCAACCTTTGTTCAGGCACAGCTCAATGGTTCGTACGTCATACAAGGCAATATTACAGATGATCATGGCATCGGCCTTCCCGGTGCATCTGTTCAGATCAAAGGCACTTCTTTCGGCGCACAGACAGATACCAGTGGTCATTTCGATATTACCACCAATACCAAATTTCCCCTGCGGCTGGTCATCCGGCTGATTGGCTATCAACCACAGGAATTTGAAGTTAAAAACAGCACCAGTAAACTGGCCATCCAGCTGTTTACCCAATCGCTGCTGGTCAATGAAGTAGTGGTATCCGCTTCGCGGCAACAGGAAAAGTTGCTGCGTTCTCCCGTAGCCATTGAAAAGCTGGATATCCGGGCCTTAAAAGAAACCCCTTCTTCTACTTTTTACGATGCCCTCGGTAACCTGAAAGGAGTACAGATGACAACAGCAGGGCTTACCTTCAAAGTATTCAATACCCGTGGTTTCAATGTTCCCAACAACTTCCGGTTCATGCAGCTTGTAGATGGCGTCGATAACCAGGCCGCTACGCTGGGCGTACCCCTGGGAAATGCCATCGGCCCCACCGAACTGGATATACTCAGCGTGGAAGTCACTCCCGGCGCCTCTTCCGCCTTATACGGCATGAATGCCATCAACGGGATGTCGAACCTGGTTACCAAAAATCCGTTCCTGTATCAGGGTGTAAGCGTTTATCAGAAAATAGCCGTGAATCACGTAGGAGATGGCGGTGGCGCCAAACCACTAACGGAAACAGCTATACGCTATGCGCAGGCCTACAATAAATGGTTTGCCTGGAAAATAAACCTGAGCTACATGCAGGGCACCGACTGGTATGCCGACAGTCATGATGATTTCAACCCGCAAAGCAAGGCGAATCCTGACTTCCCGGCATTAAGCGGGGAAAACAACATCGCCAACGATGCCTGGAACAAATATGCCGACCAAACCAACAAACTCATTGTAGCAGCCGATAAACATGCCTATAGGGTAGGGCGTACCGGCTACTGGGAAAAAGACCTGGTAGGTGATTATACCGTGAAAAATAAAAAAGCGGATGTGTCTTTCAATTTCCGCCTGCCGCATCAGCTGGAACTCTCTTATGCTTACCGCTATGGCCAGATGGATGGCTTCTTTCAGCGCGGTAACCGTATCGGGCTGAGAGGAGTAGAAGTGCAGAACCACAAGCTGGAACTGGTACATCCTGACTTTACCATTCGTTCCTATGTATCCATCGAAAATACCGGCAATTCCTATAACATGAACCCATTGGCAGATAACCTGGAAAAGTCATTCAAATCAGATGATGTCTGGTTCAAAGACTATACCACGGGGCTCAACAAAGCACTGGGCGACAAACTGGACATTGCCGCTGCACACCGCGCTGCACGTGCCTTTGCGGATGCAGGCAGATGGACGCCCGGCACACCTGCCTTTGATGCGCAGGTAGCCAAAATAAAGGGCGTCAATGACTGGGATATATACCCTACGTCCAAAGATCCCTCCAATACCACCGGCGGCGCTGCCTTGCTGCAGATGAGCCGTTTCTATCATACCGAAGGCACCTGGAACCTCCGGAAATATATCCGGTTTGCAGATGTGCTGGTGGGCGCTGATTACCGCACCTATGAAATCATTCCGGACGGCAACAACTTTGTAGACTTCACCCGCGCCCTGGACAAACGTAATCAAAGTGGCGGCAAACATATCTGGTATGGTAAAACCGGCGGATTTGTACAGGTCAGCAAAACCTTTTTTAACGATGCCCTCAAGCTAACCGGCTCGTTGCGCTATGATAAAAACGAACAGTTTGAAGGCAAGATCAATCCGCGTATTGCCGCTGTATACAGCATCAAGGACAAACATAATTTCCGGGTATCCTGGCAGAATGGATTCCGCTTCCCTTCGCTGTTTGAAGCCTATTCCTTTGTCAACAACGGCCAGGTAAGAAGGGTCGGCGGGCTCGCCTTTATTGAAGAAGGATTAGGATATTTTAAAAACTCATATCTCACTTCTTCGGTAGATGCCTTTAATACTGCCGTCATCAAAACCATCAATGCCGAACCAGGTATTAGCCAGGCCGATGCCGCTGCAAAAAATGCAGGCGTCCTGAAAGTAGCCAACCTTAATCCGATTGTGCCGGAGCAGATCACAGCTTTTGAAGCCGGTTACAAGGCGGTATTACTGAACAACAGGCTGTTTATCGATGTGGATGGCTATTACAGTTCCTATAAAAATTTCATCGGACAGGTAGAAGTATCTGTACCTAAAACCGGCGATGTCAATCATCCGGATGCTTCCGTACTGGATCAGATGCTGGATAAAAAGAAACTGAACCGCTACCGTGTATGGACCAATAGTACTTCTACTGTTAACAACTACGGATTTGCAGTAGCGGTGACTTACGATATCTATAAAAACTTTACCCTCAGCGGTAACGCCAACTACAACAAACTGGAACAGGATAAAACCAAGGATGATGCATTGATCCCCGGCTTCAATACCCCACGCTGGTTTACCAACCTCAGTATCGGCAACCGGAATGTACTGCCAAATCTGGGTTTCAATGTAGTATGGCACTGGCAGGAACGGTTCTATTGGCAGAACCTCTTTGGTAATGGAGATGTACCTGCTTACAGCACCGTAGATGCACAGGTTACCTATCGGGTTCCCAAGCTGAAAACATCGTTTAAACTGGGTGCATCCAACCTGTTCAATACGGCTTATTTCCAGTATGTAGGTGGGCCAACCATCCGTGGATTGTATTATTTCACGGTGACCTATGACAACGTGTTTAAAAGAAAATAA
- a CDS encoding TerC/Alx family metal homeostasis membrane protein, translating into MTPIQWTYLTFAIVIVLALIFDLGLFSKKNQKTTIKTALLQSIFWVGLSVLFFGYMWYEDGAETALSFMSAYLMEKSLSIDNIFVFILLFNFFKIKEENYSRVLLIGILMALVFRAVFISVGVVLIQRFDWILYIFGVFLIYTGIKMFVANPDDEFKPEENVVYRFMNKYMRVTTEDPKGRFVIRKHNKAYLTTLSLVVVMLAVTDIIFAVDSIPAVFAISQQPVVVYTSNIFAVLGLRSLFFLLRGAVDKFEYLPQGIAIILVFIGLKMLAAYFIHIPVYVSLIMIVLCLGGSILYSLYHQQKESPVEK; encoded by the coding sequence ATGACACCCATCCAGTGGACGTACCTCACTTTCGCTATTGTGATAGTCCTTGCACTGATTTTTGACCTGGGCCTGTTCAGTAAAAAAAATCAGAAAACAACTATCAAAACTGCATTATTACAAAGTATTTTCTGGGTTGGGTTGTCAGTTCTTTTTTTCGGGTATATGTGGTATGAAGACGGTGCAGAAACTGCCCTCAGTTTTATGAGCGCCTATCTCATGGAGAAGTCACTCTCTATAGATAATATTTTTGTTTTTATACTACTATTCAATTTCTTCAAAATAAAAGAAGAAAACTACTCCCGGGTATTGCTGATAGGGATTTTGATGGCACTGGTATTCAGAGCTGTTTTTATCAGCGTAGGTGTAGTATTGATTCAGCGATTTGACTGGATACTATATATTTTCGGGGTATTCCTGATTTATACCGGTATCAAAATGTTTGTCGCCAATCCGGATGATGAATTTAAACCGGAAGAAAATGTTGTTTACCGGTTTATGAACAAATACATGCGGGTAACCACCGAAGATCCGAAAGGGCGCTTCGTCATCCGCAAACATAATAAGGCTTATCTTACCACGTTATCACTGGTAGTAGTGATGCTGGCTGTGACGGATATTATATTTGCAGTGGATTCCATTCCTGCTGTATTTGCAATATCACAGCAACCGGTAGTCGTATACACTTCCAATATATTTGCCGTATTGGGGTTAAGATCCCTCTTCTTTTTGTTGAGAGGGGCGGTAGATAAATTTGAGTATCTGCCACAGGGTATTGCTATCATACTTGTTTTCATAGGACTAAAAATGCTGGCAGCGTATTTTATACATATACCCGTATACGTATCACTCATCATGATCGTACTATGCCTTGGAGGTTCCATTCTTTATTCGCTCTATCATCAGCAAAAAGAATCACCGGTAGAAAAGTGA
- a CDS encoding bifunctional UDP-N-acetylmuramoyl-tripeptide:D-alanyl-D-alanine ligase/alanine racemase, which translates to MYNAASINKTLKGELLQETGFSEIDHLLLDSRKLSFPETSLFIALVSPRRNAHQYIEELYRKGVSNFIVSEPVPLENYPNANFILVKDTLQALHTLVASHRHQFHIPVIGITGSNGKTIVKEWLYQLLEKDYNIVRSPKSYNSQIGVPLSVWQMKAEHQLAIFEAGISQPGEMVNLEKIIRPTIGIFTNIGEAHSEGFLNIRQKINEKLVLFAKSDILIYCKDYLALNECVLAFHNQVGKKENQEGGPELFSWSRKTDADLRIISADKNDNHTRIDALYKQEPLHITIPFVDEGSIENAIHCWALMLYLGKEQEVIQQRMDQLNNIAMRLELKQGINNSSVINDSYNLDLGSLTIALDFLQQQQQHATRTVILSDILQSGKSDASLYEEVADLLQKKGINRLIAIGKNISREKKCFQQIEGLKTQFFTTTDEYIQQFNADDFENETILVKGSRVFQFERIGKLLEQKAHQTILEINLSAIAHNVKLYQSLVKPGTRLMAMVKAFSYGSGSFEIANLLQFHGVDYLAVAYADEGVELRRAGITMPIMVMNPEPASFDAILHWNLEPEIYSMQILQQFMEEVSAAGKTDFPIHIKLDTGMHRLGFVKSEVTALAQILTTTPVMKVQSIFSHLAASEDPEKDALTQQQGKLFFDMSHELQKALGYTVIRHIANSAAISRHPELHLDMVRLGIGMYGIDSSNGIQDQLRQVSTLKTTIAQLKHLEPGDTVGYGARWAASEPSVTATVRIGYADGYPRRLSNGIGKMLIRGKLAPVVGTIAMDMLMLDVTHIPDVMEGDEVIVFGPGLPVQELADWAQTIPYEILTGISQRVKRVYFQE; encoded by the coding sequence GTGTATAACGCAGCAAGCATCAACAAGACCCTGAAAGGGGAATTGTTGCAAGAGACCGGATTTTCTGAAATTGATCATCTTTTATTGGACAGCCGGAAGTTAAGTTTCCCGGAGACATCGTTGTTTATTGCCCTGGTAAGTCCACGCCGTAATGCCCACCAATACATAGAAGAGCTGTACCGCAAAGGTGTCAGCAATTTTATTGTCAGTGAGCCCGTACCACTGGAAAACTACCCCAACGCCAACTTTATTCTTGTAAAGGATACGTTGCAGGCCCTCCATACCCTGGTGGCCTCTCACCGGCACCAGTTTCATATTCCGGTGATCGGCATTACCGGCAGTAATGGTAAAACCATCGTAAAAGAATGGCTCTATCAATTACTGGAAAAGGATTACAACATTGTTCGCAGTCCTAAAAGCTACAACTCTCAGATCGGGGTGCCTTTATCCGTATGGCAGATGAAAGCAGAACACCAGCTGGCTATCTTTGAAGCCGGCATTTCCCAGCCGGGAGAAATGGTGAACCTGGAAAAGATTATCCGGCCTACGATCGGCATCTTTACCAACATCGGAGAAGCACATAGCGAAGGCTTTCTGAATATCCGGCAGAAGATTAACGAGAAGCTCGTATTATTTGCCAAAAGCGATATCCTGATCTACTGCAAAGACTACCTGGCACTCAACGAATGCGTACTGGCTTTCCACAACCAGGTAGGTAAAAAAGAAAACCAGGAAGGAGGCCCCGAGCTGTTTTCCTGGTCCCGGAAAACAGATGCAGACCTGCGTATCATCAGCGCCGATAAAAACGATAACCATACCCGTATAGACGCCCTGTACAAACAGGAGCCGCTGCATATCACCATTCCCTTTGTGGATGAGGGTTCTATCGAAAATGCCATTCATTGCTGGGCACTGATGCTTTACCTGGGTAAAGAACAGGAGGTTATCCAGCAGCGCATGGATCAGCTGAACAATATTGCGATGCGCCTGGAACTGAAACAGGGTATCAACAACAGCTCCGTGATCAACGACAGCTATAACCTGGACCTGGGCTCACTCACGATTGCGCTGGATTTTCTGCAGCAACAGCAGCAGCATGCCACCCGCACCGTGATCCTCAGCGATATCCTGCAAAGCGGTAAGAGCGATGCCTCTCTTTATGAAGAGGTAGCCGATCTCCTGCAGAAAAAAGGGATCAACCGACTGATTGCCATCGGTAAAAATATCAGCCGGGAAAAGAAATGCTTTCAACAGATAGAAGGTTTAAAGACCCAGTTCTTTACCACTACTGACGAATATATTCAGCAATTCAATGCAGATGATTTTGAGAACGAAACCATTCTGGTAAAAGGCTCCCGCGTTTTCCAGTTTGAACGTATCGGTAAACTGCTGGAACAAAAAGCCCATCAGACCATCCTGGAAATCAACCTGAGCGCCATTGCCCACAACGTGAAACTGTATCAGTCACTGGTAAAACCCGGTACACGGCTGATGGCGATGGTAAAGGCCTTTTCCTATGGCAGCGGCAGTTTTGAAATTGCGAACCTGCTGCAGTTTCATGGGGTAGACTACCTTGCGGTAGCCTATGCCGATGAAGGGGTAGAACTGCGCCGGGCGGGTATTACCATGCCTATTATGGTGATGAACCCGGAACCTGCCAGCTTCGACGCCATCCTGCACTGGAACCTGGAGCCGGAAATCTATTCCATGCAGATTCTGCAACAGTTTATGGAAGAAGTCAGCGCGGCAGGCAAAACAGATTTCCCCATCCACATTAAACTGGATACAGGTATGCACCGCCTGGGCTTTGTGAAAAGCGAAGTAACCGCACTGGCGCAGATCCTGACCACTACGCCTGTGATGAAGGTACAGTCTATCTTCAGCCACCTGGCTGCCAGTGAAGATCCTGAAAAGGATGCGCTCACCCAGCAACAGGGCAAACTCTTCTTTGATATGAGTCATGAGCTGCAGAAAGCATTGGGATATACCGTTATCCGCCACATTGCCAACAGCGCCGCTATCAGCCGGCATCCGGAGCTGCACCTGGATATGGTGCGCCTGGGTATTGGCATGTATGGTATCGACAGCAGCAACGGTATTCAGGACCAGCTGCGTCAGGTTAGCACCCTGAAAACCACCATTGCCCAGCTGAAACACCTGGAACCGGGCGACACAGTAGGGTATGGGGCCAGATGGGCCGCCAGCGAACCTTCCGTGACAGCCACCGTACGGATCGGCTATGCAGACGGGTACCCCCGCCGTTTAAGCAATGGTATCGGCAAAATGCTGATCCGGGGCAAACTGGCGCCGGTAGTAGGTACCATCGCTATGGATATGCTGATGCTGGATGTGACACATATCCCGGATGTAATGGAAGGGGATGAGGTAATTGTTTTTGGTCCGGGCCTGCCTGTACAGGAACTGGCCGACTGGGCGCAAACCATTCCCTATGAAATATTAACAGGAATTTCACAGCGGGTAAAACGGGTATATTTCCAGGAATAA
- a CDS encoding lipoprotein signal peptidase: MKYRHVVFIVILILAIDQALKFWIKTHMFMQEEFIIFPNWFRIHFIENEGMAYGLKFGGDFGKILLTLFRLVAVVVGFVYMKRLVKEKYSTGLLICGSLILAGAAGNLIDSMFYGLIFNDSIGYEVAKFLPSGGGYGSFLHGRVVDMLYFPIYEGYLPKWIPFKGGDYFVFFRPVFNIADAAISVGVITILLFQKRFLGKHMQPSGGEKAIVKDTIS; this comes from the coding sequence TTGAAATATCGTCACGTAGTATTTATCGTTATCCTTATCCTGGCTATTGACCAGGCCTTGAAATTCTGGATCAAGACCCATATGTTCATGCAGGAGGAATTTATCATATTCCCCAACTGGTTCCGTATTCATTTTATTGAAAATGAAGGAATGGCCTATGGATTAAAATTTGGTGGCGATTTCGGAAAGATCCTGCTCACGCTTTTCCGTCTGGTAGCGGTAGTAGTAGGTTTTGTGTATATGAAACGACTGGTCAAAGAAAAATACAGTACCGGCTTGCTGATTTGCGGCTCCCTGATACTGGCTGGCGCTGCGGGTAACCTGATCGACAGTATGTTCTATGGCCTTATTTTCAATGATAGCATTGGTTATGAAGTAGCGAAGTTTCTGCCTTCCGGTGGCGGTTATGGCAGCTTCCTGCACGGCCGTGTGGTGGATATGCTGTATTTCCCCATTTATGAAGGTTATCTCCCTAAATGGATACCCTTCAAAGGAGGCGATTACTTTGTATTCTTCCGCCCGGTATTTAATATTGCCGATGCCGCTATTTCTGTTGGGGTGATCACCATCCTGCTTTTCCAGAAGCGATTCTTGGGTAAACACATGCAACCTTCCGGTGGCGAAAAAGCGATCGTAAAAGATACCATCAGCTAA
- the gldF gene encoding gliding motility-associated ABC transporter permease subunit GldF, protein MLAIFKKEINQFFSSVTGYVAIILFLLANGLLLFVFPDTSLLDTGYANLDPLFDLAPLIYLLLIPAITMRCFADEFRSNTIELLSTKPLTWWQIVLGKFWGSVLIVAISLLPTVVYYIAVKQLSIDHHQLDNGGILGAYTGLLLLGGVFTAIGIWSSSLTNNAMIAFLIAVFTCFIFYNGFDALSKIPALSGGADYYLQMAGIKFHYQSISRGVIDSRDVIYFISLIGLMLYLTKLSLQRKLWQNS, encoded by the coding sequence ATGCTAGCCATCTTTAAGAAAGAGATTAACCAGTTCTTCAGCAGTGTTACCGGCTACGTAGCCATCATCCTGTTTTTGCTGGCCAACGGGCTTCTCCTTTTTGTTTTTCCGGATACCAGCTTACTCGATACCGGCTACGCTAACCTGGACCCGCTGTTTGACCTTGCGCCGCTGATTTATCTGCTGCTGATACCGGCTATCACCATGCGTTGTTTTGCGGATGAATTCCGGTCCAACACCATAGAACTGCTCAGCACCAAACCACTCACCTGGTGGCAGATTGTACTGGGCAAATTCTGGGGCAGCGTGCTGATTGTGGCTATCTCGCTTTTACCGACTGTGGTGTATTACATAGCGGTAAAGCAACTGAGCATAGATCATCACCAGTTGGATAATGGCGGCATACTGGGTGCTTATACCGGCTTACTCTTGCTGGGCGGCGTTTTCACCGCTATCGGTATCTGGTCGTCTTCTCTCACCAATAATGCCATGATTGCTTTTCTGATCGCTGTATTCACCTGCTTTATTTTTTACAACGGCTTTGATGCCCTCAGTAAAATCCCTGCCCTGAGCGGCGGAGCAGATTACTACCTGCAAATGGCTGGTATTAAGTTTCACTACCAATCCATCAGCCGGGGTGTGATCGACAGTCGGGACGTGATCTATTTCATCAGCCTGATCGGATTAATGCTTTATCTGACTAAATTATCTTTACAAAGAAAACTCTGGCAAAACAGTTAA